The Glycine soja cultivar W05 chromosome 8, ASM419377v2, whole genome shotgun sequence genome has a window encoding:
- the LOC114423390 gene encoding uncharacterized protein LOC114423390 produces MGTEFETIEARITSMLPQLQSECGILQRMVYKNKNQHRRSSYFQRLLKVRRDLRLLQSANMEELVSSCLLVIKGDRPKQKLHLLGSLKRRKCDGDKHNFMERLLGAARLLAEMVEPILKAASEVSVLFAQSFFMGFSVTIMALLARLRVLVQQILLDVVSLFNMVSSLSISKQSIKITHNGIEVFRDFYPVSDDFVTLECVWKSDKFILLERKHKTNDESHVEDSGGNVSVQTSDVNYNSIESFLGDDQLFHERVEADVVAKEDPNHIDDMNADLLTGSSQIDDKETRYSDQDTTKAFINESSQEAGLPASSRSSTNDKLQSCPKKVAFVSIKNLTLMRHKS; encoded by the exons ATGGGAACCGAATTTGAAACAATAGAGGCAAGAATTACATCTATGCTTCCCCAGCTCCAATCTGAGTGTGGCATCCTACAGAGAATGGTGTACAAGAATAAGAACCAGCACCGGCGCAGCTCCTATTTCCAGCGTCTTTTGAAG GTTAGGAGGGATTTAAGACTTCTGCAATCGGCAAACATGGAGGAGCTTGTATCATCATGTCTCCTTGTTATCAAAGGAGATAGACCAAAACAGAAGCTTCATCTTTTAGGGAG cttaaaaaggagaaaatgtgatggtgataaacataattttatggAGCGTCTGTTAGGAGCTGCACGCTTACTAGCTGAG ATGGTTGAACCTATACTGAAGGCTGCTTC TGAGGTATCTGTGTTGTTTGCTCAATCTTTTTTTATGGGATTTTCTGTGACAATCATGGCTTTGCTTGCACGTCTTCGAGTTCTGGTTCAACAA ATACTGCTTGATGTTGTTTCATTGTTCAACATGGTTTCTTCCCTCTCTATATCGAagcaatcaataaaaataactcATAATGGAATTGAG GTTTTTAGAGATTTCTACCCTGTTAGTGATGATTTTGTTAcattagagtgtgtttggaaatCAGACAAGTTTATATTACTTGAGAGGAAGCATAAAACGAATGATGAAAGTCATGTTGAGGACTCTGGTGGAAATGTTTCTGTCCAAACATCAGATGTTAATTATAATAgtattgagtcttttcttgggG ATGATCAGCTTTTCCATGAGAGAGTAGAAGCAGATGTTGTTGCAAAAGAAGATCCTAATCATATCGATGATATGAATGCTGATTTGTTGACTGGCTCATCACAAATTGATGACAAGGAAACTAGGTATAGTGATCAAGACACCACAAAAGCCTTCATCAACGAATCTTCACAAGAGGCTGGTTTGCCTGCATCATCAAGGTCTTCTACCAATGATAAACTTCAATCTTGTCCGAAGAAGGTCGCATTTGTCTCAATCAAGAATCTTACATTAATGCGACACAAATCTTAG